A window from Sphingobium sp. MI1205 encodes these proteins:
- a CDS encoding IS6-like element IS6100 family transposase: protein MTDFKWRHFQGDVILWAVRWYCRYPISYRDLEEMLAERGISVDHTTIYRWVQCYAPEMEKRLRWFWRRGFDPSWRLDETYVKVRGKWTYLYRAVDKRGDTIDFYLSPTRSAKAAKRFLGKALRGLKHWEKPATLNTDKAPSYGAAITELKREGKLDRETAHRQVKYLNNVIEADHGKLKILIKPVRGFKSIPTAYATIKGFEVMRALRKGQARPWCLQPGIRGEVRLVERAFGIGPSALTEAMGMLNHHFAAAA, encoded by the coding sequence ATGACGGATTTCAAGTGGCGCCATTTCCAGGGTGATGTGATCCTGTGGGCGGTGCGCTGGTATTGTCGCTATCCGATCAGCTATCGCGACCTTGAGGAAATGCTGGCGGAACGCGGCATTTCGGTCGACCATACGACGATCTATCGCTGGGTCCAGTGCTACGCCCCGGAGATGGAGAAGCGGCTGCGCTGGTTCTGGCGGCGTGGCTTTGATCCGAGCTGGCGCCTGGATGAAACCTACGTCAAGGTGCGGGGCAAGTGGACCTACCTGTACCGGGCAGTCGACAAGCGGGGCGACACGATCGATTTCTACCTGTCGCCGACCCGCAGCGCCAAGGCAGCGAAGCGGTTCCTGGGCAAGGCCCTGCGAGGCCTGAAGCACTGGGAAAAGCCTGCCACGCTCAATACCGACAAAGCGCCGAGCTATGGTGCAGCGATCACCGAATTGAAGCGCGAAGGAAAGCTGGACCGGGAGACGGCCCACCGGCAGGTGAAGTATCTCAATAACGTGATCGAGGCCGATCACGGAAAGCTCAAGATACTGATCAAGCCGGTGCGCGGTTTCAAATCGATCCCCACGGCCTATGCCACGATCAAGGGATTCGAAGTCATGCGAGCCCTGCGCAAAGGACAGGCTCGCCCCTGGTGCCTGCAGCCCGGCATCAGGGGCGAGGTGCGCCTTGTGGAGAGAGCTTTTGGCATTGGGCCCTCGGCGCTGACGGAGGCCATGGGCATGCTCAACCACCATTTCGCAGCAGCCGCCTGA
- a CDS encoding Fic/DOC family protein — MQRAAPATNAREYRELHDHLFQDVYDWAGRFRTVDISKPGSTFARAHFIARSMEHEFKQLPDLQTLKSMDRDRFSDTMGRHISELNALHPFREGNGRTMRLHLQLHSLAAEKFVSIQAMGPKDWMEASRDSFHTGNHASLAKVIRDAMPLEQNRVEPARGPAGIAFPPSMESLMPAGERRAMSIEQAKDQISRYLPTAQTVASRQYEQLNRIAETSADMRQLAARSAQELAFFRDPKGPMHHLQLIEQRRYHQIEVNWSEGMDPLQRVRAISAGAADFLSKMSDRDIQAADRALRLQVMPPGVSQVDLRLAAQFEKNSPEQNRADARFAQFQLAIDKRLAAATERGASKEQLAQIVESAKAHVATTLREGKLPTQAAEKAKDRER, encoded by the coding sequence GTGCAGCGCGCCGCGCCGGCGACGAACGCGCGCGAGTATCGCGAACTGCACGATCATCTGTTTCAGGACGTATATGATTGGGCGGGGCGCTTTCGGACTGTGGACATAAGCAAACCGGGCAGCACTTTTGCCCGAGCGCATTTCATTGCCCGCAGCATGGAGCACGAATTTAAGCAGCTGCCCGACCTCCAAACCCTCAAGTCGATGGATCGTGATCGCTTTTCCGATACCATGGGGCGGCATATTTCCGAATTAAATGCCCTTCATCCGTTCCGTGAGGGCAATGGCCGCACCATGCGCCTGCACTTGCAGCTACATTCCCTTGCGGCCGAAAAATTCGTCTCGATCCAGGCAATGGGGCCGAAGGACTGGATGGAGGCGAGCCGCGACAGCTTCCACACCGGAAATCACGCCTCCCTCGCCAAAGTCATCCGTGATGCCATGCCGCTCGAACAGAACCGCGTCGAGCCAGCGCGTGGGCCAGCGGGCATCGCGTTTCCGCCCTCGATGGAATCTCTCATGCCAGCTGGCGAACGGCGCGCTATGAGCATTGAGCAAGCCAAAGATCAGATCAGCCGTTACTTACCTACTGCACAAACCGTCGCGTCGCGGCAGTATGAGCAGCTTAACCGGATCGCGGAAACGTCCGCTGACATGCGCCAGCTGGCCGCGCGTTCAGCGCAGGAGCTTGCCTTTTTCCGCGACCCCAAAGGGCCGATGCATCACCTTCAGCTGATTGAACAGCGCCGCTATCATCAGATTGAGGTCAATTGGTCCGAGGGCATGGACCCGCTGCAAAGAGTCCGCGCCATCAGCGCGGGCGCCGCAGATTTCCTTTCGAAAATGAGCGACCGCGACATTCAGGCCGCCGATCGCGCGCTACGTCTGCAAGTCATGCCCCCCGGCGTCAGTCAGGTTGATCTACGCCTTGCTGCGCAATTCGAGAAAAACTCGCCTGAGCAGAACCGGGCCGATGCCAGGTTCGCGCAATTCCAGCTCGCCATTGATAAGCGTCTCGCCGCCGCTACCGAGCGCGGCGCATCGAAGGAACAGCTGGCACAGATCGTCGAAAGCGCAAAGGCCCATGTCGCCACGACATTGCGCGAAGGCAAATTACCGACGCAGGCAGCCGAGAAAGCAAAGGACCGCGAGCGCTGA
- a CDS encoding ParB/RepB/Spo0J family partition protein, whose translation MTIQTIQLNKLALSDLNVRKVKPKEIEALAADIQARGVLQNLIGYDEDGKIRICAGGRRYRALKLLQKAKAIPGTFEVPVEIRSKDEALEISLAENAQREDMHPADAIAAYRAIIDSGKDVDDVAASFGVSPAYVRRVLKLAALHPTILKAFQKDEIGMGAAQAFALTDDQDRQLEVFKRTGDNAHQIRAMLTQEKVADTDKHFRIVGEEAYCAAGGTFTTDLFGERRYCDDAGLVMDLVQDRLDAIAKAAREDGWRDAEGQLYRPDSYWMRGHLEPAGERDPTEEETALLVEIEAAIAKRESEVDEDEHDYDDELRALTRKQDAIVSACRVFTAEQKAEHSLIVFIGHDGIEQVAFTRSAKGTAADGPKPPRPDYSQKVMDQLGGIRTMAVREALASDPELALDVLLTGLLGQVRGNAYSWQQAAEITAEKNRFHVDDAVMGHSTIADIDEIARADLDRLAETPTLDDMRQMDSEAKLRLLAYCVASQITSLSFHSDRDRQLAQIVGAAQIDMADKWEPNQVFYDQLSKATLLKLLAESCGNDAVENCQTMKRSDLAVTVNERLSGRRILPPALRPSALPDAADSESQAA comes from the coding sequence ATGACCATCCAGACCATCCAACTGAACAAGCTGGCGCTTTCCGACCTCAATGTGCGGAAGGTGAAGCCCAAGGAAATCGAAGCCCTCGCAGCTGACATTCAGGCGCGGGGCGTGCTGCAAAACCTGATCGGCTATGACGAAGACGGCAAGATCAGGATTTGCGCAGGAGGGCGGCGCTACCGGGCCTTGAAGCTGTTGCAGAAGGCAAAGGCGATCCCCGGCACTTTCGAGGTTCCTGTTGAAATTCGCAGCAAGGACGAGGCCTTGGAAATCTCGCTTGCCGAGAACGCACAGCGCGAGGACATGCACCCCGCCGATGCCATCGCAGCCTATCGGGCGATCATCGACAGCGGCAAGGACGTTGACGATGTTGCAGCCTCGTTCGGCGTCTCCCCCGCCTATGTCCGCCGCGTGTTGAAGCTGGCGGCGCTACACCCGACCATTCTCAAAGCCTTCCAGAAGGACGAAATCGGCATGGGCGCGGCGCAGGCTTTCGCGCTCACCGACGATCAGGACCGCCAGCTTGAGGTTTTCAAGCGCACCGGCGACAACGCCCACCAAATCCGCGCCATGCTCACCCAGGAGAAGGTTGCCGACACCGACAAGCATTTCCGCATTGTGGGCGAGGAAGCCTATTGCGCCGCAGGCGGCACCTTCACCACCGATCTTTTCGGAGAACGTCGCTATTGCGATGATGCGGGCCTTGTCATGGACCTTGTGCAAGATCGGCTTGACGCCATCGCCAAGGCGGCGCGCGAAGATGGCTGGCGCGATGCAGAAGGGCAGCTCTACCGGCCTGATTCCTACTGGATGCGCGGCCATCTGGAACCCGCAGGCGAGCGCGATCCGACCGAGGAAGAAACCGCGCTGCTGGTCGAGATCGAGGCGGCAATCGCCAAGCGGGAAAGCGAGGTGGACGAGGACGAACACGACTATGACGACGAGTTGCGCGCCCTGACCCGCAAGCAGGACGCTATCGTATCGGCTTGCCGCGTTTTCACTGCCGAGCAGAAGGCCGAGCACTCCCTTATCGTGTTTATCGGCCATGACGGTATCGAGCAGGTCGCGTTCACCCGCAGCGCCAAGGGCACCGCCGCCGATGGCCCCAAGCCTCCCAGGCCCGACTACTCGCAGAAAGTCATGGATCAGCTGGGCGGCATCCGCACGATGGCGGTTCGAGAAGCCCTTGCCAGCGACCCGGAACTGGCGCTGGACGTGCTCTTGACGGGCCTCTTGGGACAGGTTCGCGGCAATGCCTATTCGTGGCAACAAGCCGCCGAAATCACCGCCGAGAAGAACCGCTTCCATGTTGACGATGCGGTCATGGGCCATTCCACGATTGCCGACATTGACGAGATCGCGAGGGCCGATCTTGACCGCTTGGCGGAAACACCCACGCTGGACGACATGCGCCAGATGGACAGCGAAGCGAAATTGCGGCTGCTGGCCTACTGCGTGGCCTCGCAGATCACGAGCCTCTCGTTCCACAGCGACCGCGACCGCCAGCTGGCGCAGATCGTCGGGGCCGCGCAGATCGACATGGCCGACAAGTGGGAACCTAATCAGGTATTCTATGACCAGCTTAGCAAGGCCACGCTCTTGAAGCTGCTGGCCGAAAGTTGCGGCAACGACGCTGTAGAGAATTGCCAGACCATGAAGCGCTCTGACCTTGCCGTGACGGTCAACGAGCGCCTTTCGGGGCGGCGCATCCTACCCCCCGCCCTTAGACCCTCTGCCTTGCCCGATGCCGCCGATAGCGAAAGCCAAGCGGCATGA
- a CDS encoding Tn3 family transposase, with the protein MPRRVTLTDRQREALLHLPVDQGELLRHYTLSDEDLGHIRQRRRAHNRFGFALQLCVLRYPGRVLAPGELIPAQVSDFIAAQLGLTSDDLLLYAAREETRHEHLADLRRIYGYRSFSGRGARDLREWIAREAEAATSNEDLARRFVAECRRTRTILPGSSTIERLCADALVEAERRIEDLIAHRITPTLSENLAHLLEDTVDGRVTRFVWLRQFEVGANSAAANRLMDRLEYLQRFDLPADLLDGVPAHRVTRLRRQGERYYADGMRDLPEDRRLAILAVCTLEWRSSLADVIVETHDRIVGRLYRASERLCNTRIADEKAAVRDTLKSFAEIGGALLGAQDDGTALDGIIATGPGWERFRTLVATASALTNVLAADPLSRVLDGYHRFRLYAPRMLRLLDMQAAPIATPLLAAVAMLRNGIKVDPPVDFLRPNSKWHRHLRAEPSGDHRLWEIAVLFHIRDAFRSGDIWLAGSRRYGDLKQLLVPPQAIEQTARLAVPLRPGEWLAERRARLDTRLKEFGRAARTGTIPGGIIENGKLHIDKLRADTPEGAEDLVLDLYQQLPPARITDLLLEVDERTGFSEAFTHLRTGAPCSDRIGLMNVLLAEGVNLGLRKMAAATNTHSFWELLRIARWHVEGSAYDRALAMIVEAHAALPMAAFWGQGQSASSDGQFFLATEQGEAMNLINAKYGNVPGLKGYSHVSDQYAPFATQVIPATVSEAPYILDGLLMNDAGRRVRQHFADTGGFTDHVFAACALLVYRFAPRIRDLPQKRLYAFTPNATPANVRALVGGKINEPLIERNWPDILRIMATIAAGIVAPSQILRKLASYPRQNELALALREVGRIERTLFMIDWILDAGLQRQAQIGLNKGEAHHALKRAISFHRRGEIRDRSGEGQHYRIAGMNLLAAIIIFWNTMKLGEVVNTRAASGTHIAPDLLAHVSPLGWEHINLTGEYRWPKSLA; encoded by the coding sequence ATGCCGCGTCGCGTGACCCTGACCGATCGACAGCGCGAGGCGCTGCTTCACTTGCCGGTCGATCAAGGTGAGCTGCTGCGGCACTATACCCTCAGCGATGAGGATCTCGGGCATATCCGCCAGCGCCGGCGCGCCCACAATCGTTTTGGCTTCGCGCTGCAACTGTGCGTCCTGCGCTACCCGGGCCGGGTGCTCGCTCCTGGCGAGTTGATCCCGGCGCAGGTATCGGATTTCATCGCGGCCCAGCTCGGCCTGACCAGCGACGATCTACTCCTCTATGCCGCGCGCGAGGAGACCCGGCACGAGCATCTGGCGGACCTTCGCCGAATCTACGGCTATCGCTCCTTTTCGGGGCGGGGCGCACGGGATTTGCGCGAATGGATCGCTCGGGAAGCCGAGGCGGCGACATCGAATGAGGATCTTGCCCGTCGCTTCGTTGCGGAGTGTCGCCGCACCCGCACGATCCTTCCCGGCTCCTCGACGATCGAGCGCCTTTGCGCCGATGCGCTGGTTGAGGCCGAGCGCCGGATCGAGGATCTTATCGCCCATCGCATCACGCCAACCCTGAGCGAGAATTTGGCTCACCTGTTGGAGGATACGGTGGATGGTCGCGTCACGCGCTTCGTATGGCTGCGACAGTTCGAGGTTGGCGCAAATTCAGCAGCCGCTAACCGGCTGATGGATCGACTGGAATATCTTCAAAGGTTCGATCTTCCGGCGGATTTGCTGGACGGCGTGCCGGCGCATCGTGTGACCCGGCTTCGCCGGCAGGGCGAGCGCTATTACGCCGACGGCATGCGTGATCTGCCCGAAGACAGGCGGCTTGCGATCCTCGCTGTCTGCACCCTGGAATGGCGGTCATCGCTGGCCGATGTCATCGTGGAGACCCACGATCGCATCGTAGGCCGTCTCTATCGGGCCTCCGAACGCCTTTGCAACACCAGGATCGCCGACGAAAAGGCGGCCGTTCGGGACACGCTGAAGTCCTTTGCCGAAATCGGTGGTGCTTTGCTTGGAGCGCAGGACGATGGCACGGCCCTGGACGGGATAATCGCCACCGGGCCTGGCTGGGAACGGTTCAGAACCCTTGTCGCCACGGCCTCCGCGCTGACCAACGTGCTCGCGGCCGACCCGCTCAGCCGTGTGCTGGACGGCTATCACCGTTTCCGCCTCTACGCGCCCAGGATGCTGCGCCTGCTCGACATGCAGGCGGCGCCGATCGCCACGCCTCTTCTGGCGGCCGTTGCGATGCTGCGTAACGGGATCAAGGTCGATCCGCCGGTGGATTTTCTACGTCCCAACTCGAAATGGCATCGTCATCTTCGCGCTGAGCCCAGCGGCGACCACCGGCTTTGGGAAATCGCGGTGCTGTTCCACATCCGCGACGCCTTCCGGTCCGGTGACATATGGTTGGCGGGATCGCGCCGCTATGGCGACCTCAAGCAGCTTCTGGTCCCGCCACAGGCGATAGAGCAGACCGCGCGGCTCGCCGTGCCGCTGCGACCCGGCGAATGGCTGGCCGAGCGCAGGGCTCGACTGGATACACGGCTGAAGGAGTTTGGCCGCGCGGCGCGAACCGGCACGATCCCAGGCGGCATCATCGAGAACGGCAAGCTGCACATCGACAAGCTGAGGGCCGACACGCCCGAAGGGGCCGAGGATCTCGTGCTCGATCTCTATCAACAGCTCCCGCCCGCGAGGATCACCGATCTGTTGCTGGAAGTCGATGAGCGAACCGGATTTTCCGAGGCGTTCACGCATCTGCGCACCGGCGCGCCCTGCAGCGACCGGATCGGCCTGATGAACGTGTTGCTGGCGGAAGGCGTCAATCTCGGTTTGCGCAAGATGGCGGCGGCGACCAACACGCACAGCTTCTGGGAATTGCTGCGGATCGCGCGCTGGCATGTCGAAGGCAGCGCCTATGATCGGGCGCTCGCCATGATCGTGGAGGCCCACGCCGCCCTGCCCATGGCCGCCTTCTGGGGACAAGGGCAATCGGCATCCAGCGACGGGCAGTTCTTCCTTGCTACCGAGCAGGGCGAGGCGATGAATCTGATCAACGCGAAATATGGCAACGTCCCGGGCCTCAAGGGATACAGCCATGTGTCCGATCAATATGCGCCGTTCGCAACCCAGGTGATCCCGGCAACGGTCAGCGAGGCTCCCTATATCCTGGACGGGCTGCTCATGAATGACGCGGGCCGCCGCGTTCGCCAGCATTTTGCCGACACGGGCGGCTTCACCGATCATGTGTTCGCCGCCTGCGCCTTGCTCGTCTACAGGTTCGCCCCCCGTATCCGCGATCTCCCTCAGAAAAGACTCTATGCCTTCACGCCCAACGCGACGCCGGCCAATGTGCGAGCGCTGGTCGGAGGTAAGATCAATGAACCGCTCATCGAGCGCAACTGGCCCGACATCCTGCGCATCATGGCGACGATCGCAGCGGGGATCGTCGCCCCCAGCCAGATTCTTCGCAAGCTCGCCTCTTACCCGCGCCAGAATGAGCTGGCCCTCGCATTGCGAGAGGTGGGCCGCATCGAGCGAACCCTGTTCATGATCGACTGGATTCTTGATGCCGGCCTCCAGCGCCAGGCTCAGATCGGCCTCAACAAGGGTGAGGCCCACCACGCCCTAAAGCGCGCCATCAGCTTCCACCGCCGAGGTGAAATCCGGGATCGATCCGGCGAAGGCCAGCACTATCGCATCGCCGGAATGAACCTGCTCGCCGCCATCATCATATTCTGGAACACCATGAAGCTCGGCGAGGTCGTCAATACCCGGGCCGCCAGCGGTACCCATATCGCGCCTGATCTACTCGCCCACGTCTCGCCGTTGGGATGGGAACACATCAATCTAACCGGGGAATATCGCTGGCCCAAATCCTTAGCGTAG
- a CDS encoding DUF3768 domain-containing protein, whose translation MEATTDQIATIAALNDIARRTMGVTCRTVITQGIAALDENTQSDILKMIEGFEDFTPDNDPHGEHDAGFLYRDVIGQWHTRWTDDSTRPALSVMWKFDYYDRDLEFGSAEPWNPDATTRVLTILLTSEY comes from the coding sequence ATGGAAGCGACGACTGACCAGATCGCCACCATTGCGGCGCTGAACGACATTGCGCGGCGAACGATGGGCGTGACTTGTCGCACCGTGATTACGCAAGGCATCGCGGCGCTGGACGAGAATACGCAGAGCGACATTCTCAAGATGATCGAAGGCTTTGAGGATTTCACGCCCGACAACGACCCGCACGGCGAGCATGACGCCGGTTTCCTTTATCGCGATGTGATCGGCCAATGGCATACCCGCTGGACCGACGACAGCACGCGCCCTGCCCTCTCGGTCATGTGGAAGTTCGACTATTACGACCGCGATCTTGAATTTGGCAGCGCCGAACCGTGGAATCCCGATGCCACGACCCGCGTGCTCACCATTCTCCTGACCAGCGAATATTGA
- a CDS encoding ArdC family protein — protein sequence MAKETNRIDIYQAVTDDILAMLEAGTKPWVKPWSGGPTIPLRHNGVAYRGINVLSLWASAMRQGFASPYWLTFKQALELGGNVRKGSKGTTVVYANKLVVKDSETDDERAIPFLKRYTVFNADQVEGLDGKYPAPAPIITNSETRDVELELMFSRIDATVRIGGSQAYYHTRDDYIQMPAFEAFHSADDYYATLAHEAVHHAGHESRLNRKTLISTSRADYARDELVAELGASFIGAIVGFKVEEREDHAAYIEHWLTALRNDKRAIFEAAREAQNAADYLLAMMTDQAD from the coding sequence ATGGCTAAGGAAACGAACCGGATCGACATTTATCAGGCCGTCACCGACGACATTCTTGCGATGCTGGAAGCGGGGACAAAGCCTTGGGTGAAGCCGTGGAGCGGTGGGCCGACCATTCCGCTCCGGCACAATGGGGTTGCCTATCGTGGAATCAATGTCCTCAGCCTTTGGGCCAGCGCCATGCGTCAGGGCTTCGCCTCGCCCTATTGGCTGACCTTCAAACAGGCATTGGAGCTTGGCGGTAATGTCAGGAAGGGCAGCAAGGGGACCACCGTTGTCTATGCCAACAAGCTTGTCGTGAAGGACTCCGAGACGGACGACGAACGCGCCATTCCGTTCCTGAAACGATACACGGTTTTCAATGCCGATCAGGTCGAGGGATTGGACGGCAAATATCCCGCGCCCGCCCCGATCATCACCAATTCCGAAACCCGCGACGTTGAGCTTGAACTGATGTTCTCTCGCATTGACGCAACCGTTCGCATTGGCGGATCGCAAGCCTATTACCACACCCGCGACGATTATATCCAAATGCCCGCTTTTGAAGCGTTTCATTCCGCCGACGACTACTATGCCACGCTTGCGCACGAAGCCGTGCATCATGCAGGGCATGAAAGCCGCCTCAACCGGAAAACCCTGATTTCAACGAGCCGCGCCGACTACGCGAGGGACGAACTCGTGGCCGAGCTGGGCGCATCCTTCATCGGTGCGATTGTTGGTTTCAAGGTCGAGGAACGCGAAGATCATGCCGCGTATATCGAGCACTGGTTGACCGCGCTCCGCAATGACAAGCGCGCGATCTTCGAGGCCGCCCGCGAGGCACAAAACGCCGCCGACTACCTGTTGGCGATGATGACCGACCAAGCGGACTGA
- a CDS encoding thermonuclease family protein, whose amino-acid sequence MQARNGEPVSIYIENPRIIDGDTLETLDKKRVRLSGIDAPDDDGKGNVPKIAAGLYLEELVKQNGGMDCTSDFQDEKLTIEPICNTRRTSWGRSNMSCRFRSNGASVSATMVRHGYAVDYRQHSGLAYARFMKDAANERRGLWGVDYEAMRNLAIERGQLPNKCK is encoded by the coding sequence ATGCAAGCAAGGAATGGCGAGCCTGTTTCGATCTACATCGAGAACCCGCGCATTATCGACGGCGATACGCTCGAAACGCTCGATAAAAAGCGGGTGCGGTTGTCGGGTATTGATGCGCCGGATGATGATGGCAAGGGCAATGTGCCCAAGATCGCAGCGGGCCTCTATCTGGAAGAACTGGTGAAGCAAAATGGCGGCATGGATTGCACGAGCGATTTTCAGGACGAAAAGCTGACGATTGAGCCGATATGCAACACGCGGCGAACGAGCTGGGGCCGGTCTAACATGTCGTGCCGGTTTCGGTCGAATGGGGCATCTGTTTCGGCAACGATGGTGCGTCATGGATATGCCGTTGATTACAGGCAACATTCAGGGCTGGCTTATGCCCGTTTCATGAAAGACGCAGCCAATGAGCGACGGGGCCTTTGGGGTGTCGATTATGAGGCGATGAGGAATCTGGCGATCGAGAGGGGCCAGCTGCCGAACAAGTGCAAATGA